Genomic window (Vitis riparia cultivar Riparia Gloire de Montpellier isolate 1030 chromosome 4, EGFV_Vit.rip_1.0, whole genome shotgun sequence):
CATTTAAGGTAATTCAATCTCTACTTTCTCCCACTCTCACTCCCTATTCAGGTGTCCCACTTGTCAAATTGGGACTGGACCACCCAGATCGATATGtgattttcttgcttttttcctttttttcccttccttcaaatttttttaaagcatatttaaGATAAATTCCGTCctgtttaaatttataaataaaaattacatgaCATATCATTGTATCGATAAAGATAGCATTTCAAGaaacctatattttttataaactaaatgcTATTCGAAAGTCCAATACAAAATCAAAGCCCAACCCAATTGAAGCAACAAAAACACAAGTGGGAATAAAGAATACCCACGTGGATTatcaaaaattattctatataatacAATCCTTATTACGCCCACTAATGcattaaacaaataattaacACAACACTAAAATAAGTAAGCAACCcacaaatcaataaaatcaaccaAATCATTAGTAGCATAAGAGCCCTACTAAGCActacacattaaaaaaaacatcatcaaaACTCAATACCTTGTTGTCCACACATGATGCACATAATGCCCATAAAAACTAGCAGTGCTATGTCCAAACAAGATTTTCCCACTTCCAAGAAAAGTTCAGTTGTGTCCTAGATACTGAAAAATAGTTTCTTGGCATACATGGATTTATATTCCacctttattttaattttttattttattttattttattttttgttataatctATCACCTATTATTGatgtaacaaaaaataaataaataatattttatttctccattcctaaaaaaaaattatagaacatGTCACCAATGTGAACTTTGTAAAGAAAAGGTGTAATCATAATGGAAGGGGGCAAAACATGCTTGGAGATGGTAATAACTAgtaacaataatataatatttgataataatatttaattaataataataacaataaacaaataaaacaagaacaGATATTCTTGCCATTCACACACACCCAGCAGAATCAAGACCCCCAAAATcagttaaaaagaaaagaaaaggaaaaggtaaaaataatttagagagagagagagaaaggggatTGAATCAGAGATGGCAGCCAAAGCAATTACAGGTTTTGGGAGTGAAAGAGCAGAAGCCAAAGGGCCTGTTTGGGATGTTGCAGTTGATGGCATAGCAGCAAGGGGAGGGCAGGCAGAGGCCCTTGGCCCCTCCACAGCAAGTACAGAGGGCACATATCTGGAAGCTCCCCAGCCTCCTCCTGCTCTCATTCAGCACCATCTCCACTCTCTCCTCCACCACTGGCACCATCATCTCAACTCTACTGTTACTGCTACTGCTACTGCTGATGTTCCCAGTTGCATACCCACTTGCCTCCTTTACCTCAAAATCCaggcaaacaaacaaaaacaaaattagaaaagaaGGTACCATTCAGGGGGTGACCCATTTAGGGGAGAAAATTGAAGGGATCTATGAAATCTGAGGTGGATTTTTTGGTTTTAGGTTTTACTCACATTGATCATCATCACAGTGGTGAAGAGCATGAGAAGCGAAAGAGCACAACCCCATTTGGAGACATGTTGCTATGAAGCTGAAATGGGTGGGTTTTGTGGGGAGAGGGAGTGGTGATGGAGATGGGTTTCTTCCTTTTGTGGAGGTGTTTCTGATTTGGTGGATCATAAATAAGTGTCAAGAGGATTGGgtgtggtggtggtggggttTTTGATGGGTTTTAATGGTTTTTGTAACTGTCAAGAAGTGGTGGTGACGAAGGaagtggaggaggaggaggaggtggtgTGGTGATGAAATTGAGGTGGGTTAGCATAGCAATGGGGATTTTGTGGTTTGGGGGTTTGATTGGAGAATGGAAAGGTAGAAGAAATggcaaaaatgagaaagaaagaccCAAACCCCCCAACCCTCACTACTACTATATGTGTCTAGTGTGAATGTCATTATATCAAGCACCCTAGACCATATCTCCTTTAGACTTTGTGGTCATCCCACAGTCCACCCTATGAGttgtattttcatttatttaattttaaaaatttttagggatttttttttatgaaaaggtAACTTGCCCATATTGAAAGGAAAGCAAATTTTAGTGAAAAGTAAATTCATTTGATCATCCAAAAGAAAGGTTTTATGACTTTTGAGCATTGTAACCTAACTTTATTTCAGGGTCATaggtttttaataataattaatttcataatttatatgaaaatgtgATGTTTTGGTTATATTAGGACTATGATATGACAATTGACAAGAAAAGGCCACATTATTTAGAAGTTTCCTATTAAAGATGGAAATTTTTTGCAAAGGAAagaactttttcaaaaaatttgtaattttgtttcttgtttttgcCTCTTCTATTTGTCCTATTTGgctaaaatttatatgaaaatgaattaatttttgtaaaaataaaaataaaaataataaaaagactcTTCTTTGGCAAAATAACTTTGGAGTGAAGCAATAATTGGGATATCTATGCATTATAAAATTCTCATTTACAATGCTTCTATTTGTGGCTCCTCAAACCTAATTTTcctaattatgaaattaaaatctcacaatttaataatttaaaaataattaacatttagACTAGATTCTGAAATATATGAcaaaaaatataagggaaagaaattaaaaagaaaaaaatgaaagaaaaaaaaggtttaaaattaataaattattttatatacaaactcatttaatttatttttctttttttttataaattttcaactatttttaattttaatttattttcttatgtattttacATATTGAAACgaaataagagaaaatcattttatttaacattttttttttccttagcgTTTTTTGAGAACCCAAAAATAGTCTTAAAATTATCATCAAATTATGAAATATCGAAGGTTgaacaagaaaatgaatatcGGTGTTTTCTCCTCCCCAAAAGGGCACCGTAACCATTTGGGAAGGTTGGGATGGGATGTGTTGCATGGTTaagaaaagagaaggagaagcaaggaataatgatttatttaaaaattaaaaaataaacaaataaagcattagctctttagttttcttcttttttggtgAAGCCTTTGATAGCTTAAATTGGAGGCATAAATCCAACAAAATTGGTTATAAGAACTCCATGAGCATTTCCGGACACAATTGTTTAAAAAAGtctaaggtgatgtttgttttttagctgaatagaaaaagcc
Coding sequences:
- the LOC117912232 gene encoding uncharacterized protein LOC117912232 isoform X2, with product MLFTTVMMINEASGYATGNISSSSSSNSRVEMMVPVVEERVEMVLNESRRRLGSFQICALCTCCGGAKGLCLPSPCCYAINCNIPNRPFGFCSFTPKTCNCFGCHL
- the LOC117912232 gene encoding uncharacterized protein LOC117912232 isoform X1, with the protein product MLFTTVMMINVKEASGYATGNISSSSSSNSRVEMMVPVVEERVEMVLNESRRRLGSFQICALCTCCGGAKGLCLPSPCCYAINCNIPNRPFGFCSFTPKTCNCFGCHL